In Candidatus Manganitrophus morganii, the genomic window CCCGAGCGCCGACCCGACCCTCACCCTCCAGATGAAATCGGTCGGAGAGGTGATGGCGATCGGCCGGAATTTTAAAGAGGCGCTCCTGAAAGCGTTCCGGTCGCTGGAGATCAAACGGGACAGCCTGGAGCCGCGTTATACCGCGTTGGACGACGGCGACGGAAAACGGCTGAAGGAGATGATGACCCGCCCGACCTTCAACCGGCTCTGGCAGGTCGCCGACGCCCTCCGGCTTGGCGTTTCGATCGACGAGATCTATCAATTGACCAAGATCGACCCCTGGTTCCTCGATCAGATCCGGGAGGTCATCGCCATCGAAGAGAAGGTGAAAAAGCTGGGTCATGGGACCCCGCTCGATCCGGAGGTCATTCGGACGGCGAAGGCGGCGGGATATTCCGACCGGCGGATCGGGAACCTGGTCGGACGCTCGGAGGGAGAGGTTCGCGCTTGGCGGGAGAAAGAAGGGATCCTTCCGGTCTACAAGCGGGTCGATACCTGCGGCGCCGAATTCGAGGCGTACACCCCGTACTTCTACTCGACCTACGAGCGGGAGTGCGAGGCGGCCCCGACCGACCGAAAGAAGGTGATCATCCTCGGAAGCGGTCCCAACCGGATCGGGCAGGGGATCGAGTTCGACTACTGCTGCGTTCATGCCGTCGCGGCGCTGAAAGAGATCGGCTATGAGAGCATCATGGTCAACTGCAACCCGGAGACGGTCAGCACCGATTACGACACCTCCGACCGGCTTTATTTCGAGCCGCTGACGCTGGAGGACGTTCTCCACATCGTCCGGCGGGAGGGGGCGGAGGGGGTCGTCGTCCAGTTCGGCGGGCAGACCCCGTTGAAGCTGGCCGTCCCCCTCGAAAAAGAAGGGGTCCGGATCTTGGGAACCTCTTCCGATGCGATCGATCGGGCGGAAGACCGGGAGCGATTTAAAACATTGTTGGAAAAACTCGGACTGAAGCAGCCGCAGAGCGGCCTCGCCCGCTCCTATCCCGAAGCGCTGAAAGCGGCGGGAGAGATCGGTTATCCGGTGATGGTCCGTCCGTCGTATGTTCTAGGCGGGCGGGCGATGGAGGTGATCTACGACCAGGAGAGCCTGCGCCAGTATATGACCCATGCGGTGAAAGCGTCGCCGCAGCACCCGGTCCTCGTCGACAAATACCTGGAGGACGCGGTCGAGATCGATGTCGATGCGGTCGGCGACGGCCAAGAGGTCTTCGTCGGCGGGATCATGGAACATATCGAAGAGGCGGGGGTTCATTCGGGCGACTCCGCCTGCTCGTTGCCCCCCTTCTCGTTGAGTCCCTCGATTTTGGAGACGATCCGCGCGCAGACGATCATCCTGGCCAAAGAGCTCGGCGTCGTCGGCTTGATGAACGTCCAGTTTGCAGTTAAAGACGGAGCGGTGTATATTCTGGAGGTGAACCCGCGCGCCTCCCGAACGATTCCCTTCGTCAGCAAAACGATCGGCCTGCCGTTGGCGAAGATCGCCATGAAGGCGATTCTCGGAAAGCCGCTGCGGGAGCAGGGGGTTTTTGAGGCGCGGCCGATCGCCCATATCGCCGTGAAAGAAGCGGTCTTTCCGTTTAAGCGATTGAATGTCGATTCGATCCTCGGGCCCGAGATGAAATCGACCGGCGAGGTAATGGGGATCGATCACGATTTCGGCCGGGCCTTCGCCAAGGCGGAGGCGGGGGCGGAGAATTTTCTTCCTGTCTCCGGCAAGGTCTTCATCAGCATCAAGGACAAAGACAAGCCGGCGATTTTACCGACGGCGAAGCGGCTCTTCGAGCTCGGTTTCAGCCTGATCGCCACCGCCGGAACCGCCGCTTATTTCGAGCAACACGGGATGACCGTCGAGCGGATCTATAAGGTCAAAGAGGGGAGACCGCACGTGGTCGACGCCCTGAAGAACCGCGAGATTCATCTGGTGATCAATACGGTCGGCGACAAGGTCTCTCAGGTCGATTCTTTTTCGATTCGGCAGACGGTTTTGTACTACGGCATTCCCTATTTCACCACGATTGCGGGGGCCAAGGCGGCGGTGCGCGGAATCGAAGCGCTGCTGAAAGGGGGAGTGGCGGTCAAGACGCTCCAAGAGTATCATGCAGAGATGGGAGGAAAAAAGTGAAAGTACCCATGACCCAAAACGGGTATGAGCAAATTCAAAAGGAACTCGAGCGATTGAAGCGTGTCGAGCGTCCCCACGTCATCGCCTTGATCGCAGAGGCGCGGGCGCACGGCGATCTTTCGGAGAACGCGGAGTATGCGGCGGCGAAGGAGAAGCAGAGCTTCGTCGAGGGACGGATCCGGGAGCTGGAAGACAAGCTGGCGAACGCGCAGGTGATCGACACGAGCAATCTTTCGACCGAAAAGGTGGTCTTCGGCGTGACGGTCACCATTATGGATCTTCAAACCGACGAAGAAAAGAAGTATACCCTCGTCGGCCAAGACGAGGCCGATCTGAAGGATGGAAAAATTTCCGTTCAATCCCCCGTTGGAAAAGCGCTGATCGGAAAACGGGTCGGCGACTCGGTCTCGATCGTCACCCCCTCCAAGACCGTCGAATACGAAATTCTCAAAATCACATTTGAATGATGCCCGATGGAATGCGGAGTGAGGAATGCGGGGTAAAAAAAGGCCGGCATCTCACTCCGCAACCCGAAACCCGAAATCGGCGACATTCGCCCTCGGCCCCGTCATCACCCTCACCACCGATTTCGGCTTAAGCGATTACTTCGTCGGAAGCGTCAAAGGGGTCCTGCTCCAAAGGGCCCCCGGCGTTTCGCTGATCGACATCACCCATGAGATCCCTCCGCAAGATCTGATCACCGCCGCCTTCATCCTCAAGGAGGCCTCGCTTTATTTTCCGAAAGGAACGGTTCATCTGGCGGTCGTCGATCCCGGCGTTGGAACCGATCGGCGGAAAATCCTCGCCGCCGAGGGAGGACAGCTCTACGCGGCTCCCGACAACGGCATCCTCACTTATATCCTTCAGAGGAAAGGATGCCGGGTTTATGCCGTCGGTGAGACGCCGCTCCTCTCACAGGAAAAGAGTCCGACGTTCGCCGGCCGGGATCATTTTGCCCCGATCGCGGCCCTTCTTGCGACGGGGACGCCGCCGGGGGCATTGGGCGCTGAGATCAAAGACCCCGTTGTCATCGAAGGGCTTTGGCCCAAAAGAGGGGAGGGAGAGATCGTCGGAAAAATTGTCTATATCGATCGTTTCGGAAACGCGATTGCCAACGTGACCGAAGCCGATTTGAAAGGGTCGATCGGCAGATCCGAATGGGCGCTTCGTGTAAAGGGGGTTCGACTGTCGGGCCTGAAGAAGAGTTATGCGGAGGGGAAGAAGGGCGCAGCCAATCTCATCGTGAACAGCTCGGGGCATCTGGAGATCTTCGTTCCGGGGGGGAGCGCGCGCGACCTTCTGGGGCTCCGTCTGTTGGATGAAGCGATGATCGAAAAGATTTAATAATGTGAGGCGGAAGAAATGGGCTTTGTTTTTTTATTGTTACTTGGATTAACGGCGATCATTCTGATCGCCCGCTTTGCTTCCAGGGCGGCCGGTCGGGGCGCGCCGGGGGGGACGGTTCAGAACGGGAAGGAGAAGATCACTTATGAAGGAGGGAAAAGCCACGCCGAAAGAGGGCGGTATTTCCAGGAGGCGACGATTTCTCTTCTTCTCAAAAAAGGGGTGATCACGGAAGAGGAGCTTCTTGCGGAGATTGAGATGATACGAAAAGAGGAAGGGCCGCATTCACCGTAAACGGGGGATCAGACCTGTCGCAGGACTTCCGCGACCGTTCGGAGAAGATCGTCGGGGCGGTACGGTTTGGGCAAATAGGAGATCTTTTTGAAGTAGGAAGCATGTTCGGTCCGGTGGCCGCTCGACACGATGACTTTTAAATCCGGGCCGATTTGGTGTAGCTGACGGAGGACTTCTTCCCCGGAGAGGTGGGGCATGGTTAAGTCCAGAATGATCAGATCAACCTCTTTTTTCTTTCCGGATAAGAGCGCGATGGTTTCCAGACCGTTCCCCGCGGTCAGCACTTTATACCCTTTGTATTCGAGAATCGTTTTTCCCAGAAGGCGGATCGCTTCTTCATCGTCGACCAGGAGAATGGTCTTTCCAGCCTCCGTCGCGGGCCTCTCGGAGGAGAGCGTCTGGCTCGAAAGAGGGGATTGCTCCGTCTGCGGGAAATAGATCCCGAAGGTGGTCCCCTCCTCTTTCGCGCTTTGTAATTCAATCCATCCTTGATGCTCCGCGACGATCCCGTAGACGGCGGAGAGTCCCAGCCCGGTGCCGCGCCCGATTTCTTTTGTGGTGAAGAACGGCTCGAAGATGCGATGACGAATCGCCTCATCGATTCCGCTGCCGTTGTCGGAAACGGTGAGACGGACGTAAC contains:
- the carB gene encoding carbamoyl-phosphate synthase large subunit, which produces MPKRTDIHKILLIGPGPIVIGQACEFDYSGTQACKALREEGYQVILVNSNPATIMTDPEVADRTYIEPITVEVLKEIIARERPDALLPTMGGQTALNMAVALYEQGVLERFGVELIGAKYDSIKRAEDREAFKRVIEKAGLEYTKSGRARNREEALAVVAETGFPSIIRSSFTLGGAGGSIAYNREEFESCVEAGLSSSPIHEVLIEQSVLGWKEFELEVMRDKHDNVVIICSIENLDPMGIHTGDSITVAPAQTLTDKEYQRMRDAAIRIIRGVGVDTGGSNIQFALNPKSDEMRVIEMNPRVSRSSALASKATGFPIAKIAAKLSVGLTLDEIRNDITRVTPASFEPTLDYVVVKIPRFAFEKFPSADPTLTLQMKSVGEVMAIGRNFKEALLKAFRSLEIKRDSLEPRYTALDDGDGKRLKEMMTRPTFNRLWQVADALRLGVSIDEIYQLTKIDPWFLDQIREVIAIEEKVKKLGHGTPLDPEVIRTAKAAGYSDRRIGNLVGRSEGEVRAWREKEGILPVYKRVDTCGAEFEAYTPYFYSTYERECEAAPTDRKKVIILGSGPNRIGQGIEFDYCCVHAVAALKEIGYESIMVNCNPETVSTDYDTSDRLYFEPLTLEDVLHIVRREGAEGVVVQFGGQTPLKLAVPLEKEGVRILGTSSDAIDRAEDRERFKTLLEKLGLKQPQSGLARSYPEALKAAGEIGYPVMVRPSYVLGGRAMEVIYDQESLRQYMTHAVKASPQHPVLVDKYLEDAVEIDVDAVGDGQEVFVGGIMEHIEEAGVHSGDSACSLPPFSLSPSILETIRAQTIILAKELGVVGLMNVQFAVKDGAVYILEVNPRASRTIPFVSKTIGLPLAKIAMKAILGKPLREQGVFEARPIAHIAVKEAVFPFKRLNVDSILGPEMKSTGEVMGIDHDFGRAFAKAEAGAENFLPVSGKVFISIKDKDKPAILPTAKRLFELGFSLIATAGTAAYFEQHGMTVERIYKVKEGRPHVVDALKNREIHLVINTVGDKVSQVDSFSIRQTVLYYGIPYFTTIAGAKAAVRGIEALLKGGVAVKTLQEYHAEMGGKK
- the greA gene encoding transcription elongation factor GreA translates to MKVPMTQNGYEQIQKELERLKRVERPHVIALIAEARAHGDLSENAEYAAAKEKQSFVEGRIRELEDKLANAQVIDTSNLSTEKVVFGVTVTIMDLQTDEEKKYTLVGQDEADLKDGKISVQSPVGKALIGKRVGDSVSIVTPSKTVEYEILKITFE
- a CDS encoding SAM-dependent chlorinase/fluorinase, whose product is MRGKKRPASHSATRNPKSATFALGPVITLTTDFGLSDYFVGSVKGVLLQRAPGVSLIDITHEIPPQDLITAAFILKEASLYFPKGTVHLAVVDPGVGTDRRKILAAEGGQLYAAPDNGILTYILQRKGCRVYAVGETPLLSQEKSPTFAGRDHFAPIAALLATGTPPGALGAEIKDPVVIEGLWPKRGEGEIVGKIVYIDRFGNAIANVTEADLKGSIGRSEWALRVKGVRLSGLKKSYAEGKKGAANLIVNSSGHLEIFVPGGSARDLLGLRLLDEAMIEKI